The following proteins are encoded in a genomic region of Candidatus Rokuibacteriota bacterium:
- a CDS encoding 1-acyl-sn-glycerol-3-phosphate acyltransferase translates to MESGEESRELVAPAAPGSPLALQRESSPFLYRLLRRIGRPMLKRVFSLHVTGLEHLPPSGPYILAANHANYLDGVVLGAAVPRKISFLVMPRVYRSTPLHPPFHRHVGSIPINLERPDPGAIKRALRILQEGGVLGIFPEGPFSLNGQLVQGQPGVAVIALRSGVSVVPVAIRGTYQALAGRPLHIPRPHPLSARFGPPLQFGPIRRGRKVPHAVRDEVTRRIMAEIAALLSHPLPARGAGGE, encoded by the coding sequence ATGGAATCAGGCGAGGAATCCCGAGAGCTCGTCGCCCCCGCTGCGCCGGGATCTCCGCTGGCGCTGCAGCGCGAGTCTTCCCCGTTCCTCTACCGGCTCCTCAGGCGGATCGGGCGCCCGATGCTCAAGCGCGTCTTCAGCCTCCACGTCACCGGGCTGGAGCACCTGCCCCCGAGCGGGCCCTACATCCTGGCGGCCAACCACGCGAACTACCTCGACGGCGTCGTGCTCGGCGCCGCGGTGCCGAGGAAGATCTCCTTTCTCGTCATGCCGAGGGTCTATCGCTCGACGCCCCTCCACCCGCCGTTTCACCGCCACGTGGGGTCGATCCCGATCAACCTCGAGCGCCCCGATCCGGGCGCGATCAAGCGCGCCCTCCGCATCCTCCAAGAGGGCGGGGTCCTGGGCATCTTCCCCGAAGGCCCCTTCTCGCTCAACGGACAGCTCGTCCAGGGCCAGCCGGGCGTGGCGGTGATCGCGCTGCGGTCGGGAGTGTCCGTGGTCCCGGTCGCGATCCGCGGGACCTACCAGGCCCTGGCCGGGCGGCCGCTGCACATCCCGCGGCCGCATCCACTCTCGGCGCGCTTCGGCCCGCCGCTCCAGTTCGGCCCGATCAGGCGCGGAAGGAAAGTCCCCCACGCGGTGCGTGACGAGGTCACCCGCCGCATCATGGCCGAGATCGCGGCCCTGCTCTCTCACCCCCTTCCGGCTCGCGGGGCCGGCGGGGAGTAG
- a CDS encoding 4-hydroxy-tetrahydrodipicolinate synthase, whose amino-acid sequence MRRNFQGSIVALVTPFRDGRVDEAKLRELVEFHVRNGTDGIVPCGTTGESPTLSHEEHKRVVEIVIEAARGRIPVIAGTGSNSTAEAIDLTTHAKKAGADGALVVSPYYNRPTQQGLYEHFRAIAEATDLPILVYNIQGRTAVNVETDTLARLARDCETIVGVKEASGSLDQMTQVILACGPEFTVLSGDDNLTLPLMAVGGRGVISVIANVVPKETAEVTHAALDGDWKRARELHLRLFPLCKAMFIETNPIPVKEAMAMMGMIAPEFRLPLCRMAEANRERLKKVLAQFNLLK is encoded by the coding sequence ATGAGGCGCAATTTTCAGGGCTCTATCGTGGCGCTGGTGACCCCCTTCCGTGACGGGCGGGTGGACGAGGCCAAGCTCCGCGAGCTGGTGGAGTTCCACGTGCGAAACGGCACCGACGGCATCGTCCCGTGCGGGACGACCGGCGAGTCGCCCACCCTCTCTCACGAGGAGCACAAGCGGGTGGTGGAGATCGTGATCGAGGCCGCGCGCGGGCGCATCCCGGTGATCGCGGGGACGGGCTCCAACTCGACGGCGGAGGCGATCGACCTCACGACCCACGCCAAGAAGGCCGGGGCCGACGGGGCCCTGGTGGTCTCGCCCTACTACAACCGGCCGACGCAGCAGGGGCTCTACGAGCACTTCCGGGCCATCGCCGAGGCCACCGACCTTCCCATCCTCGTCTACAACATCCAGGGCCGGACCGCGGTCAACGTGGAGACCGACACGCTCGCGCGGCTGGCCCGCGACTGCGAGACCATCGTCGGGGTGAAGGAGGCCTCGGGGTCGCTGGACCAGATGACCCAGGTGATCCTGGCCTGCGGCCCGGAGTTCACGGTGCTGTCGGGCGACGACAACCTGACCCTCCCGCTGATGGCGGTCGGCGGGCGCGGCGTCATCTCCGTGATCGCCAACGTCGTGCCCAAGGAGACCGCCGAGGTTACGCACGCCGCCCTCGACGGCGACTGGAAGCGCGCGCGGGAGCTCCACCTCCGGCTCTTCCCGCTCTGCAAGGCCATGTTCATCGAGACCAACCCGATCCCGGTGAAGGAAGCCATGGCCATGATGGGGATGATCGCCCCGGAGTTCAGGCTGCCGCTCTGTCGCATGGCGGAGGCGAACCGCGAGCGCCTCAAGAAAGTCCTCGCGCAGTTCAACCTGCTGAAGTAA
- the argH gene encoding argininosuccinate lyase encodes MAQSGRERKPWGGRFSQESHPAAEGFTASLAFDRRLWPYDLEGSRAWARALHRAGLLSEAEFALLLKGLDEVRDELERGSFPFRTELEDIHMNVERRLQEKVGAVAGKLHTGRSRNDQIALDERLYLREVIRGVDGGLRETQAALIARAEEHLGAPMPGYTHLQRAQPILLSHHLLAYTFMLQRDRERFRDCLARADVLPLGAGALAGTAFAIDLEALARDLGFAAVAPNSLDAVSDRDFLIEFLAAAAVAGMHLSRLASDLTLWATAEFGFVEFSDAFATGSSIMPQKKNPDVAELIRGKTGRLYGNLVAVLTALKGLPLAYNSDLQEDKEPLFDSVDTLEAILGVLPPLLGSLTFNVERMREAAGAHLATATDLADYLVRKGMPFREAHAVVGQVVKHCLGAGKALEACALEELRRFSPLFGADALDAITVEASLRARAAGGGTAPEAVRRALAAAKAFVTEGAG; translated from the coding sequence ATGGCGCAATCCGGCCGCGAGCGGAAGCCCTGGGGCGGCCGCTTCAGCCAGGAGTCCCACCCTGCCGCTGAAGGCTTCACCGCCTCCCTCGCCTTCGACCGCCGCCTCTGGCCGTACGACCTGGAGGGGAGCCGCGCGTGGGCACGCGCCCTCCACCGCGCCGGGCTCCTGAGCGAGGCCGAGTTCGCGCTCCTCCTGAAGGGGCTGGACGAGGTACGAGACGAGCTGGAGCGCGGAAGCTTCCCGTTCCGGACCGAGCTCGAGGACATCCACATGAACGTCGAGCGCCGGCTCCAGGAGAAGGTCGGGGCCGTCGCCGGAAAGCTCCACACCGGCCGGTCCCGGAACGACCAGATCGCCCTCGACGAGCGGCTCTACCTGCGCGAGGTGATCCGCGGGGTGGACGGCGGGCTCAGGGAGACCCAGGCCGCGCTGATCGCCCGAGCCGAGGAACACCTGGGGGCCCCCATGCCCGGCTACACGCACCTCCAGCGGGCCCAGCCGATTCTGCTCTCGCACCACCTGCTCGCCTACACGTTCATGCTCCAGCGGGACCGCGAGCGGTTCCGGGACTGTCTGGCGCGCGCAGACGTGCTGCCGCTCGGCGCCGGCGCCCTCGCCGGCACCGCGTTCGCCATCGACCTCGAGGCCCTGGCCCGCGACCTGGGCTTCGCCGCCGTGGCGCCCAACAGCCTCGACGCGGTCAGCGATCGGGACTTCCTGATCGAATTCCTTGCCGCCGCGGCGGTCGCCGGCATGCACCTGTCGCGCCTCGCCAGCGACCTCACGCTGTGGGCCACGGCGGAGTTCGGCTTCGTCGAATTTTCCGACGCCTTCGCGACCGGCTCGTCGATCATGCCGCAGAAGAAGAACCCGGACGTGGCCGAGTTGATCCGGGGCAAAACCGGCCGGCTCTACGGCAACCTGGTCGCGGTCCTCACGGCGCTGAAGGGGCTCCCCCTCGCCTACAACTCGGACCTCCAGGAAGACAAGGAGCCGCTCTTCGACAGCGTGGACACCCTCGAGGCGATCCTCGGGGTCCTGCCTCCGCTCCTGGGGTCGTTGACGTTCAACGTCGAGCGGATGCGCGAGGCCGCGGGCGCCCACCTCGCCACGGCAACCGACCTGGCCGATTACCTCGTGCGAAAAGGGATGCCATTCCGCGAAGCCCACGCGGTCGTCGGTCAGGTGGTCAAGCACTGCCTCGGCGCGGGAAAGGCGCTGGAGGCGTGCGCGCTCGAGGAGCTCCGCCGCTTCTCCCCGCTCTTCGGGGCCGACGCGCTCGACGCGATCACCGTGGAGGCATCGCTCCGCGCCCGGGCAGCCGGCGGCGGAACCGCACCCGAGGCGGTCCGCCGGGCGCTGGCCGCGGCGAAGGCCTTCGTCACCGAAGGCGCCGGCTAG
- the lysA gene encoding diaminopimelate decarboxylase, with product MTHFRYRDGQLCCDSTPLGRIAEAIGTPTYVYSAPAIVESLRAYDRALATVPHLIAYALKANSNLGVLALLARAGAGAEVFSGGELFRALRAGVPPKRIIFAGPGKTREEMAEALKAEILMFNVESAAELRQLDRVAQEAGTRAPVALRINPDVDPQTHPYIATGLKTAKFGIPIDQGVDAYAIARGLPGVEVVGVHMHIGSQLTKTAPIADAMARLADLGAALRSQGVAVRYLDAGGGLGIQYKDETPPTPQEYAQVFLPTVKDLGLTLILEPGRSIVGNAGVLLTRVLYLKDNGPKRFVVVDAAMNDLIRPSLYNAYHAILPVAEPRGGPARVVDVVGPICESGDFLAKDRELPAVEEGELLAVMSAGAYGFAMASNYNARPRPAEVLVEGARFSLVRRRETYEDLIAGEAFPD from the coding sequence GTGACTCACTTCCGCTATCGTGATGGGCAGCTCTGTTGCGACTCCACTCCGCTCGGCAGGATCGCGGAGGCCATCGGCACGCCGACCTACGTCTACTCGGCGCCGGCGATTGTGGAGTCCCTGCGCGCCTACGACCGGGCTCTCGCCACCGTCCCCCACCTGATCGCCTACGCCCTGAAGGCCAACTCGAACCTCGGCGTCCTCGCCCTCCTCGCCCGGGCCGGCGCCGGCGCCGAAGTCTTCTCGGGCGGCGAGCTGTTCCGCGCCCTCAGGGCCGGCGTTCCGCCGAAGCGGATCATCTTCGCGGGCCCGGGGAAGACGCGCGAGGAGATGGCCGAGGCGCTCAAGGCGGAGATCCTGATGTTCAACGTGGAGTCTGCGGCCGAGCTGAGGCAGCTCGATCGCGTGGCCCAGGAGGCGGGGACGCGGGCACCGGTGGCCCTCCGGATCAACCCGGACGTGGATCCGCAGACGCATCCCTACATCGCGACCGGGCTCAAGACCGCCAAGTTCGGGATCCCGATCGACCAGGGGGTGGACGCGTACGCGATCGCCCGCGGACTCCCGGGCGTCGAGGTGGTCGGCGTCCACATGCACATCGGCTCCCAGCTCACCAAGACGGCTCCGATCGCCGACGCGATGGCGCGCCTCGCCGACCTGGGGGCCGCGCTCCGCTCGCAGGGCGTCGCGGTCCGCTACCTCGACGCGGGCGGCGGGCTCGGGATCCAGTACAAGGACGAAACCCCTCCCACCCCGCAGGAGTACGCCCAGGTGTTCCTGCCGACCGTCAAGGACCTCGGGCTCACGCTGATCCTGGAGCCGGGCAGGTCCATCGTCGGAAACGCCGGCGTCCTCCTGACGCGCGTCCTCTACCTGAAGGACAACGGGCCCAAGCGCTTCGTGGTGGTGGACGCGGCCATGAACGACTTGATCCGCCCGAGCCTCTACAACGCCTACCACGCGATCCTGCCCGTCGCAGAGCCCCGGGGCGGTCCCGCCCGGGTGGTGGACGTGGTCGGGCCGATCTGCGAGTCCGGCGACTTCCTCGCCAAGGACCGCGAGCTGCCGGCGGTCGAGGAGGGCGAGCTGCTGGCGGTGATGAGCGCGGGGGCCTACGGCTTCGCGATGGCCTCCAACTACAACGCCCGTCCCCGGCCGGCGGAGGTGCTGGTGGAGGGCGCGCGGTTCTCCCTCGTGAGGCGACGCGAGACCTATGAGGACCTGATCGCTGGCGAAGCGTTCCCCGACTGA
- a CDS encoding fibronectin type III domain-containing protein, whose protein sequence is MRRLLVVALIGVAAAGCGRKGPPVAPERRVPAVVSGLTATVEGNAIVLSWMNPTTRADGTRMKDLTRLRVHRRAEAPQAEPKPAVLARGAVVGYDEIASIRLAAPAPAKVEGHRITWIDRTGLAVGRRYAYAVTAVDGIGRSSPPSARLAVTFLAAPRRPERLTASAGEGEVSLSWAPPAALVDGSPLSGALAYEVLRAASPEALLTPVTPAPITATGFTDTGLQNDLTYYYAVRAVRREAEGVAQSEPSAPVAATPADLTPPSAPANLVAVPSEGAIRLAWSPSPEPDVAGYIVYRASPPGEPYVRVTPGLVQSTVFTDRTVEGGRTYAYVVTAVDRARRANESARSDAVTATLP, encoded by the coding sequence ATGCGTCGGCTCCTCGTCGTGGCGCTGATCGGCGTGGCCGCCGCCGGCTGCGGGAGGAAAGGGCCGCCCGTCGCCCCCGAGCGTCGTGTGCCCGCGGTCGTCTCGGGGCTCACCGCGACGGTCGAGGGGAACGCGATCGTGCTGAGCTGGATGAACCCGACGACCCGAGCCGACGGGACCCGGATGAAGGACCTGACCCGGCTCCGCGTCCACCGGCGAGCGGAGGCGCCACAGGCGGAGCCCAAGCCGGCCGTGCTCGCCCGGGGCGCCGTCGTGGGCTACGATGAGATCGCGTCCATCCGGCTGGCGGCACCGGCCCCGGCGAAGGTGGAGGGACACCGCATCACCTGGATCGACCGGACCGGCCTCGCCGTCGGCCGCCGCTATGCCTACGCCGTGACCGCGGTCGACGGGATCGGCCGGTCGAGCCCGCCCTCGGCGCGCCTGGCCGTGACGTTTCTCGCCGCTCCGCGCCGCCCCGAACGGCTCACCGCGAGCGCGGGCGAGGGCGAGGTCAGCCTGAGCTGGGCACCGCCCGCAGCCCTCGTCGATGGAAGCCCGCTCTCCGGCGCGCTCGCGTACGAGGTCCTGCGGGCCGCCAGCCCGGAAGCCCTCCTGACGCCCGTGACGCCCGCCCCGATCACCGCGACCGGCTTCACCGACACGGGCCTCCAGAACGACCTGACGTACTACTACGCCGTGCGCGCGGTGCGACGCGAGGCCGAGGGCGTGGCCCAGAGCGAGCCCTCCGCCCCCGTGGCGGCCACGCCCGCCGACCTCACCCCACCCTCGGCCCCGGCGAACCTCGTCGCGGTCCCTTCGGAAGGGGCAATCCGCCTGGCCTGGAGCCCAAGCCCCGAGCCGGACGTCGCGGGCTACATCGTGTATCGCGCGTCGCCACCGGGCGAGCCCTACGTCCGCGTGACGCCGGGCCTCGTGCAGAGCACGGTCTTCACCGACCGCACCGTGGAAGGCGGCCGCACCTACGCCTACGTGGTGACGGCGGTGGACCGGGCGCGGCGCGCCAACGAGAGCGCGCGATCCGACGCGGTGACGGCGACACTCCCTTGA
- the mltG gene encoding endolytic transglycosylase MltG, translating into MAVMPRILARLHNLAPGTRPFLASLLLGAAGLAGLHAWWLLTPTPLIQAGARVVEIGPHQGVMGVAQQLETEGVIRSRLGFLVLAALRGTARSLKAGEYELPRDVNTVQILRFLEEGKVRQHPVLFPEGGTARELARTLEAEGLTQAEAVQRLSQDARFLWTLGLPGPTIEGYLFPDTYRFFKGLTPEEMLGRMVHRLRAKVTDELLAQAESLGLTFHQLLTLASIIEKEAVIREEMPLISAVFWNRMKRDMPLQADPTVQYALGKDRQALTRDDLQVDSPFNTYRIRGLPPGPIASPGKAAIVAALNPAKVNYLYFVSTGDQRRHFFSVTLEQHNSAVARYRVAKAR; encoded by the coding sequence ATGGCTGTCATGCCTCGAATCCTGGCAAGGCTCCACAATTTGGCTCCAGGGACTCGCCCTTTCCTCGCTTCGCTTCTGCTCGGCGCCGCGGGCCTGGCGGGCCTCCACGCCTGGTGGCTCCTCACCCCCACCCCCCTCATTCAGGCTGGGGCCCGGGTGGTCGAGATCGGCCCGCACCAGGGCGTGATGGGGGTGGCGCAGCAGCTCGAAACGGAAGGCGTCATCCGGAGCCGCCTCGGCTTCCTCGTCCTCGCCGCGCTGCGGGGCACGGCGCGCTCGCTCAAGGCCGGGGAGTACGAGCTCCCCAGGGACGTCAACACGGTCCAGATCCTCAGGTTCCTGGAGGAGGGAAAGGTGCGCCAGCATCCGGTCCTCTTCCCGGAGGGCGGCACGGCCCGGGAGCTGGCACGCACCCTGGAAGCCGAGGGCTTGACCCAGGCTGAGGCCGTGCAGAGGCTCAGCCAGGATGCCCGTTTCCTGTGGACGCTCGGACTGCCGGGGCCGACCATCGAGGGCTACCTCTTTCCCGACACTTACCGCTTCTTCAAGGGCCTCACGCCCGAGGAGATGCTGGGGCGCATGGTCCATCGCCTGAGGGCGAAGGTGACCGACGAGCTCCTGGCGCAGGCCGAGTCCCTGGGACTGACTTTCCACCAGCTCCTGACCCTCGCATCGATCATCGAGAAGGAGGCTGTGATCCGGGAGGAGATGCCGTTGATCTCGGCCGTCTTCTGGAACCGGATGAAGCGCGATATGCCGCTCCAGGCCGATCCCACCGTCCAGTACGCGCTCGGCAAGGACCGTCAGGCCCTCACCCGGGATGATCTCCAGGTGGACTCCCCGTTCAACACGTATCGCATCCGAGGGCTTCCACCCGGTCCCATCGCGAGCCCCGGAAAGGCGGCGATCGTGGCCGCGCTCAACCCGGCGAAGGTGAACTATCTCTACTTCGTCTCGACCGGCGACCAACGCCGCCACTTCTTCTCCGTCACGCTCGAGCAGCACAACTCCGCCGTGGCCCGCTACCGCGTCGCCAAGGCCCGGTAG